In a genomic window of Glycine max cultivar Williams 82 chromosome 13, Glycine_max_v4.0, whole genome shotgun sequence:
- the LOC100817557 gene encoding pectin acetylesterase 10 isoform X2 → MCQRSMKLLRMFLFVGLVIVKWVEGFEDANVTDLDMQYVSGRGFYRPLMVGFTLINGAAAKGAVCLDGSLPGYHFHRGYGSGSNSWLIQLEGGGWCGTIKNCLYSKKTRHGSSFFMEKQIPFIGILSNKAEENPDFFNWNRIKIRYCDGASFSGDSQNAGAGLYFRGQRIWQAAMEDLMSKGMRYAKQALLSGCSAGGLATIIHCDEFRELFTRTTRVKCLSDAGLFLDSVDVSGRRSLRNLFGSVVTLQGVQRSLPRSCTSRLNPILCYFPQHLIAGVRTPLFLLNAAYDTWQIQASLAPPSADYHWNWYECRKNYARCSAPQIQYLQGFRNQMLRSTRAFSRSYKNGLFINSCFAHCQSERQDTWFAHDSPRIGNRGIAESVGNWYFGRVSVQAIGCPYPCDKTCHNLIIVFVKW, encoded by the exons ATGTGCCAAAGAAGCATGAAGCTGCTGAGGATGTTTTTGTTTGTGGGGTTGGTGATTGTGAAATGGGTGGAAGGCTTTGAGGATGCTAATGTGACAGACCTTGACATGCAATATGTCAGTGGAAGAGGTTTCTACAGACCTTTGATGGTTGGTTTTACTCTTATTAATGGCGCTGCTGCTAAAGGAGCTG TTTGCCTGGATGGATCTTTACCGGGGTACCATTTCCACCGTGGATATGGTTCAGGATCAAACAGTTGGCTCATACAATTGGAG GGAGGAGGCTGGTGTGGAActataaaaaattgtctttataGTAAGAAAACACGTCATGGTTCAtcattttttatggaaaaacaAATACCATTTATTGGGATATTGAGCAACAAAGCTGAGGAAAATCCAG ATTTTTTCAATTGGAATAGAATAAAAATCCGTTATTGCGACGGTGCATCATTTAGTGGGGACAGTCAAAATGCG GGAGCAGGGTTATATTTCAGAGGGCAACGCATTTGGCAAGCTGCTATGGAAGATTTAATGTCAAAAGGGATGCGCTATGCCAAACAG gcTCTTCTATCTGGATGTTCTGCTGGAGGTTTAGCTACTATTATACATTGTGATGAATTTCGGGAATTGTTTACTAGAACCACAAGAGTAAAATGCTTAAGTGATGCTGGATTATTCCTTGATTC CGTTGATGTATCTGGTCGTCGCAGCTTAAGGAATTTGTTTGGAAGTGTGGTCACCTTACAG GGAGTGCAAAGGAGTCTTCCAAGGAGTTGTACCAGTCGCCTCAATCCAATTTTG TGCTATTTTCCTCAGCACTTAATTGCCGGTGTCAGGACACCATTATTTCTTCTCAATGCAGCTTATGATACTTGGCAG ATTCAAGCCAGTCTTGCTCCACCATCTGCTGACTACCATTGGAACTGGTATGAATGCAGAAAAAATTATGCACGTTGCAGTGCACCACAGATACAGTATCTTCAAG GTTTTCGAAATCAGATGCTTAGATCTACAAGAGCCTTCTCACGGTCTTATAAAAATGGGTTATTCATAAATTCATGTTTCGCCCATTGCCAATCAGAAAGACAGGATACATGGTTTGCTCATGATTCCCCTCGTATTGGAAATAGG GGGATCGCGGAGTCGGTTGGGAACTGGTATTTTGGCCGAGTTAGTGTCCAGGCTATTGGCTGTCCTTACCCTTGTGACAAAACCTGCCATAATTTG ATCATTGTTTTTGTCAAGTGGTGA
- the LOC100817557 gene encoding pectin acetylesterase 10 isoform X1, protein MCQRSMKLLRMFLFVGLVIVKWVEGFEDANVTDLDMQYVSGRGFYRPLMVGFTLINGAAAKGAVCLDGSLPGYHFHRGYGSGSNSWLIQLEGGGWCGTIKNCLYSKKTRHGSSFFMEKQIPFIGILSNKAEENPDFFNWNRIKIRYCDGASFSGDSQNAGAGLYFRGQRIWQAAMEDLMSKGMRYAKQALLSGCSAGGLATIIHCDEFRELFTRTTRVKCLSDAGLFLDSVDVSGRRSLRNLFGSVVTLQGVQRSLPRSCTSRLNPILCYFPQHLIAGVRTPLFLLNAAYDTWQIQASLAPPSADYHWNWYECRKNYARCSAPQIQYLQGFRNQMLRSTRAFSRSYKNGLFINSCFAHCQSERQDTWFAHDSPRIGNRGIAESVGNWYFGRVSVQAIGCPYPCDKTCHNLDIHWGSLLAVLTYYYYTS, encoded by the exons ATGTGCCAAAGAAGCATGAAGCTGCTGAGGATGTTTTTGTTTGTGGGGTTGGTGATTGTGAAATGGGTGGAAGGCTTTGAGGATGCTAATGTGACAGACCTTGACATGCAATATGTCAGTGGAAGAGGTTTCTACAGACCTTTGATGGTTGGTTTTACTCTTATTAATGGCGCTGCTGCTAAAGGAGCTG TTTGCCTGGATGGATCTTTACCGGGGTACCATTTCCACCGTGGATATGGTTCAGGATCAAACAGTTGGCTCATACAATTGGAG GGAGGAGGCTGGTGTGGAActataaaaaattgtctttataGTAAGAAAACACGTCATGGTTCAtcattttttatggaaaaacaAATACCATTTATTGGGATATTGAGCAACAAAGCTGAGGAAAATCCAG ATTTTTTCAATTGGAATAGAATAAAAATCCGTTATTGCGACGGTGCATCATTTAGTGGGGACAGTCAAAATGCG GGAGCAGGGTTATATTTCAGAGGGCAACGCATTTGGCAAGCTGCTATGGAAGATTTAATGTCAAAAGGGATGCGCTATGCCAAACAG gcTCTTCTATCTGGATGTTCTGCTGGAGGTTTAGCTACTATTATACATTGTGATGAATTTCGGGAATTGTTTACTAGAACCACAAGAGTAAAATGCTTAAGTGATGCTGGATTATTCCTTGATTC CGTTGATGTATCTGGTCGTCGCAGCTTAAGGAATTTGTTTGGAAGTGTGGTCACCTTACAG GGAGTGCAAAGGAGTCTTCCAAGGAGTTGTACCAGTCGCCTCAATCCAATTTTG TGCTATTTTCCTCAGCACTTAATTGCCGGTGTCAGGACACCATTATTTCTTCTCAATGCAGCTTATGATACTTGGCAG ATTCAAGCCAGTCTTGCTCCACCATCTGCTGACTACCATTGGAACTGGTATGAATGCAGAAAAAATTATGCACGTTGCAGTGCACCACAGATACAGTATCTTCAAG GTTTTCGAAATCAGATGCTTAGATCTACAAGAGCCTTCTCACGGTCTTATAAAAATGGGTTATTCATAAATTCATGTTTCGCCCATTGCCAATCAGAAAGACAGGATACATGGTTTGCTCATGATTCCCCTCGTATTGGAAATAGG GGGATCGCGGAGTCGGTTGGGAACTGGTATTTTGGCCGAGTTAGTGTCCAGGCTATTGGCTGTCCTTACCCTTGTGACAAAACCTGCCATAATTTG GACATTCATTGGGGCTCATTGTTGGCAGTGCTGACTTACTATTACTACACTTCATGA